One Aegilops tauschii subsp. strangulata cultivar AL8/78 chromosome 7, Aet v6.0, whole genome shotgun sequence genomic window carries:
- the LOC109756143 gene encoding peroxidase 2 — protein MAAAGAEKLYLLVACALLLLAVGCQASPLQIGFYHDRCPQAEAIVKGVMMEAISQNPGNGAAMIRMLFHDCFVEGCDASVLLDPTLFSPTPEKLSAPNNPSLRGFELIDAIKDALEAACPGVVSCADIIAFSARDASCILSGGKVDFEVPSGRRDGTFSNASEPVKFLVPPTSNLSDLVDSFVVKGLDAEDLVILSGAHTIGRSHCSAFVPDRLNVSSDIDSGLAAFLRGQCPADATPGGNDPTVMQDVVTPNYLDRQYYNNVLSHTVLFTSDAALLTSEGTARMVVDNANIPGWWEDRFEKAMVKMAGIEVKTGDQGQIRKNCRAINYY, from the exons ATGGCTGCTGCTGGTGCTGAGAAGCTGTACCTTCTGGTGGCGTGTGCTTTGCTGCTCCTCGCCGTGGGGTGCCAGGCCAGCCCTCTGCAGATCGGGTTCTACCATGACAGGTGCCCCCAAGCGGAGGCAATCGTCAAGGGCGTCATGATGGAGGCCATCTCCCAAAACCCTGGCAATGGTGCCGCCATGATCCGCATGCTCTTCCACGACTGCTTTGTCGAG GGTTGTGATGCTTCGGTCCTCCTGGACCCGACCCTGTTCAGCCCGACGCCGGAGAAGCTCAGCGCGCCCAACAATCCCTCCCTGCGCGGCTTCGAGCTGATCGATGCCATCAAGGACGCCCTCGAGGCGGCCTGCCCGGGCGTCGTCTCCTGCGCTGACATCATCGCTTTCTCGGCCCGCGACGCGTCCTGCATCCTGAGCGGGGGCAAGGTGGATTTCGAGGTGCCATCCGGCCGCCGCGACGGCACCTTCTCCAACGCCTCCGAGCCGGTCAAGTTCCTCGTCCCACCCACGTCTAACCTCAGCGACCTCGTGGACAGCTTCGTTGTCAAGGGCCTCGACGCGGAGGACCTGGTCATCCTCTCTGGCGCACACACCATCGGGCGCTCCCACTGCTCCGCCTTCGTCCCCGACCGCCTCAACGTCTCCTCCGACATCGACAGTGGCCTCGCCGCATTCCTGCGTGGCCAGTGCCCTGCTGACGCCACCCCGGGCGGCAACGACCCCACGGTGATGCAGGACGTAGTGACCCCGAACTACCTGGACAGGCAGTACTACAACAACGTGCTGTCGCACACGGTGCTCTTCACCTCCGATGCGGCGCTCCTGACGTCAGAGGGGACGGCGAGGATGGTGGTGGACAATGCCAACATCCCCGGATGGTGGGAGGACAGGTTCGAGAAGGCCATGGTGAAGATGGCCGGCATCGAGGTGAAGACCGGCGACCAGGGACAGATCAGGAAGAACTGCCGGGCCATCAACTACTACTAA
- the LOC123494755 gene encoding peroxidase 2-like: MAAGAQKLQVLVVSALLLLLAVGCQASPLQIGFYHDRCPQAEAVVKGVMMDAISQNPGNGAAMIRMLFHDCFVEGCDASVLLDPTQFSPTPEKLSAPNNPSLRGFELIDAIKDALEAACPGIVSCADIIAFSARDASCILSGGKVDFEVPSGRRDGTFSNASEPVKFLVPPTSNLSDLVDSFVVKGLDVEDLVILSGAHTIGRSHCSAFVPDRLNVTSDIDGSLAAFLRGQCPADAAPGGNDPTVMQDVVTPNDLDRQYYNNVLSRTVLFTSDAALLTSEETARMVMDNANIPG; the protein is encoded by the exons ATGGCGGCTGGTGCTCAGAAGCTGCAAGTTCTGGTGGTTTCTGCCTTGCTGCTGCTCCTAGCTGTGGGGTGCCAGGCCAGCCCTCTGCAGATCGGGTTCTACCACGACAGGTGCCCCCAGGCGGAGGCCGTCGTCAAGGGCGTCATGATGGACGCCATCTCCCAGAACCCTGGCAATGGCGCCGCCATGATCCGCATGCTCTTCCACGACTGCTTCGTCGAG GGTTGTGACGCTTCGGTCCTCCTAGACCCGACCCAGTTCAGCCCGACGCCGGAGAAGCTCAGCGCGCCCAACAATCCCTCCCTGCGCGGCTTCGAGCTGATCGACGCCATCAAGGACGCCCTCGAGGCGGCCTGCCCGGGCATCGTCTCCTGCGCCGACATCATCGCTTTCTCAGCCCGTGACGCGTCTTGCATCCTCAGCGGGGGCAAGGTGGACTTTGAGGTGCCGTCCGGCCGCCGCGACGGCACCTTCTCCAACGCCTCCGAGCCGGTCAAGTTCCTCGTCCCACCCACGTCCAACCTCAGCGACCTCGTCGACAGCTTCGTTGTCAAGGGCCTCGATGTGGAGGACCTGGTCATCCTCTCCGGCGCGCACACCATCGGGCGCTCCCACTGCTCCGCCTTCGTGCCCGACCGCCTCAACGTCACCTCCGACATCGACGGCAGCCTCGCCGCGTTCCTGCGTGGCCAGTGCCCCGCGGACGCCGCCCCGGGTGGCAACGACCCGACGGTGATGCAGGACGTGGTGACCCCGAACGACCTGGACAGGCAGTACTACAACAACGTGCTGTCTCGCACGGTGCTCTTCACCTCCGACGCGGCGCTCCTGACGTCGGAGGAGACGGCGAGGATGGTGATGGACAACGCCAACATCCCCGGGTAG